Proteins from a single region of Parcubacteria group bacterium:
- a CDS encoding cysteine synthase family protein — protein sequence MIYKNIVGLIGHTPMVKINHVIKKDGVEIFAKLEGQNPSGSIKDRIALAMIEQGEREGKLTKEKIIIEATSGNTGIALAMIGAIKGYGVHVVMSSAVSIERQKLIKAYGAKVILTDGTKGTDGAIMHVRALVKKFPEKYFNPDQFSNAYNKLAHYRTTAEEMWKQMDGRIDYMVSALGTSGTIMGIGKGLKDHDAHIKVVEAHPVKGHYIQGLKNLEEALVPAIYDATMIDERVMVESEDAFDMARKVMLHEGISVGMSSGAALVAAREIAQKIDRGRIVIIFPDRAEKYVSTTLFAG from the coding sequence ATGATTTATAAAAATATAGTGGGATTGATCGGTCATACACCGATGGTAAAGATCAATCATGTGATCAAAAAAGACGGTGTGGAGATCTTTGCAAAATTAGAAGGACAAAATCCCAGTGGATCGATCAAAGATCGGATCGCATTGGCAATGATCGAGCAAGGCGAGCGAGAGGGGAAGTTGACGAAAGAAAAAATTATCATCGAAGCGACATCTGGTAATACGGGGATTGCACTTGCGATGATCGGCGCAATCAAAGGATATGGTGTGCATGTGGTCATGAGCAGTGCTGTTTCTATTGAGCGACAAAAATTGATCAAAGCATATGGGGCGAAAGTAATTCTTACAGATGGCACAAAAGGAACAGATGGCGCGATCATGCATGTGCGTGCACTTGTAAAAAAATTTCCCGAAAAATATTTCAACCCAGACCAATTCTCCAATGCATATAACAAACTGGCCCATTATCGTACAACAGCAGAAGAAATGTGGAAGCAAATGGATGGTCGTATTGATTATATGGTCTCTGCGCTGGGAACATCAGGCACGATTATGGGCATCGGAAAAGGCTTGAAAGATCACGATGCACATATCAAAGTGGTAGAGGCGCATCCTGTAAAAGGACATTATATTCAGGGGCTCAAAAATCTTGAAGAAGCATTGGTGCCGGCGATCTACGATGCAACGATGATCGATGAAAGAGTAATGGTGGAGTCGGAAGATGCATTTGACATGGCGCGGAAAGTGATGTTACATGAAGGCATCTCTGTCGGCATGAGCAGTGGCGCGGCACTTGTAGCGGCAAGAGAGATTGCACAAAAGATCGATAGGGGGCGCATTGTGATAATATTTCCTGATCGTGCAGAAAAATATGTGAGCACAACACTTTTTGCGGGTTAG
- the infB gene encoding translation initiation factor IF-2 — MTEKIVHIAPTVTVKKFSELLDMPATAVITELMRNGIMATINEEIDFDTASIIAEYLGFHVEEDLEVADDEMLTIEKLLDICAKEKNSGEKLDGRPPIVTILGHVDHGKTTLLDAIRKTSVASGESGGITQHISAYQVKKRGKVLTFIDTPGHEAFSAMRERGVSIADIAILVVAADDGVRPQTKEVITYLKEKGIPTIVAINKIDKPNANPARVKQELAELEIVIEEWGGKVMCNEISAKNNIGITDLLESIILLAEVEDFKANEKRDGLAVVLESHKDDQKGPVATVVVKTGILKVGQDINVGKTYGRIRHMEDHRGNTIEKATPSMPATIYGLLDTAETNDIVQVANAKRSARLKSREMAIRLAGDKKTVKSITDNDGIPKYNVIIKSDVQGSIEAIEQILATIPQTKVAISFIDTGVGNVTESDIKMAQSSDATIYGFSVTTSPVAKRMAEDAKVTVLNYKVIYELVDHVKNTLLSMLPDEIERTDVGELEVLGIFRTEKKQMIVGGRVKKGKVVSKNAKIDVYRGENLIGTGNLANLQHNKVNVDEVKRDKECGITFDGETKIKAGDTFKIYTEILKEKVL, encoded by the coding sequence ATGACTGAAAAAATCGTACATATTGCACCCACTGTTACCGTAAAGAAATTTTCCGAGCTTTTGGACATGCCTGCTACGGCAGTCATCACGGAATTAATGAGAAATGGGATCATGGCAACGATCAATGAGGAGATCGACTTCGATACTGCATCGATCATTGCCGAGTATCTCGGATTTCACGTAGAAGAAGACCTCGAAGTTGCAGATGATGAGATGTTGACGATCGAGAAATTACTCGATATTTGCGCAAAAGAAAAAAATTCCGGAGAAAAATTGGACGGCCGTCCTCCTATTGTCACGATCTTGGGACATGTAGACCACGGCAAAACCACTCTTCTCGATGCGATCCGCAAAACATCGGTTGCAAGTGGCGAATCCGGCGGAATCACACAGCATATTAGTGCATACCAGGTCAAAAAACGTGGGAAGGTCCTCACGTTTATCGATACACCCGGACATGAAGCTTTTTCTGCAATGCGCGAACGTGGCGTATCAATAGCTGATATCGCGATTCTTGTCGTCGCTGCGGACGATGGTGTGCGACCACAGACCAAAGAAGTGATCACCTATCTCAAAGAAAAAGGCATCCCGACGATCGTTGCGATCAATAAGATCGACAAACCAAATGCGAACCCTGCACGCGTAAAACAAGAGCTTGCAGAACTTGAGATCGTGATCGAGGAATGGGGTGGCAAAGTGATGTGCAATGAGATCAGTGCAAAGAATAATATCGGCATCACGGATCTGTTGGAAAGCATTATCCTCTTGGCAGAAGTTGAAGATTTCAAAGCAAATGAAAAACGCGACGGCCTCGCTGTTGTACTCGAATCACACAAAGATGACCAAAAAGGACCTGTTGCAACAGTCGTGGTCAAAACCGGCATATTGAAAGTGGGTCAAGATATCAACGTTGGCAAAACATATGGGCGCATTCGTCACATGGAAGATCATCGTGGCAACACGATCGAAAAAGCGACACCGTCCATGCCTGCAACGATCTATGGACTTTTGGACACAGCGGAAACCAATGATATCGTGCAAGTGGCAAATGCAAAACGCAGTGCGCGACTCAAATCACGCGAAATGGCAATTCGCCTTGCCGGCGACAAAAAAACCGTCAAAAGCATCACTGACAACGATGGCATCCCCAAATACAACGTCATCATCAAATCAGATGTACAAGGATCCATTGAGGCGATCGAGCAAATTCTCGCAACGATCCCGCAGACAAAGGTTGCGATCAGTTTCATCGACACCGGTGTGGGCAATGTCACAGAATCTGATATCAAGATGGCACAAAGCTCCGACGCAACGATCTATGGATTTAGCGTCACGACAAGTCCTGTAGCAAAACGCATGGCCGAAGATGCAAAAGTAACCGTTTTAAACTACAAGGTCATTTATGAACTCGTTGATCATGTCAAAAATACACTTCTCTCCATGCTCCCGGATGAAATTGAACGTACAGACGTTGGCGAATTGGAAGTGCTCGGCATCTTCCGCACAGAGAAAAAGCAGATGATCGTTGGCGGACGCGTAAAGAAAGGTAAGGTCGTTTCCAAAAATGCAAAAATTGATGTCTATCGGGGTGAAAACCTCATCGGCACAGGCAACCTCGCAAATCTTCAACACAACAAAGTCAATGTGGATGAAGTAAAGAGAGACAAAGAGTGTGGCATCACATTTGACGGCGAAACCAAGATCAAAGCCGGCGACACATTCAAGATCTATACGGAAATATTGAAAGAAAAAGTTCTATAA
- a CDS encoding thioredoxin domain-containing protein gives MEKHTTHWPSFWHGFIVALAVILFGLLGLTVTDHLSFDAPQKNPVTTAQKTSPEKKDTTQSTEEIITSLGLDVEKIRTCVSEKTYADKVQSDSDSGTKAGVKGTPHSFVLTNHAIYEIPGAYDEKGMRTFFDDLLAGKNPKAKDISATTELTPIADNDWTSGKDDARITVIMYSDMDCPYCKKFHTSISHIMPDYPDTIRWAFRHMPIDESHPHAREKAETAECVGAIGGKDKFWEFLDLMYAQK, from the coding sequence ATGGAAAAACATACGACGCATTGGCCTTCATTTTGGCATGGATTCATAGTGGCGCTTGCAGTCATCCTTTTTGGCCTCCTCGGTCTCACGGTCACAGATCATCTATCATTTGATGCACCCCAAAAAAATCCCGTAACAACTGCGCAAAAAACATCACCAGAAAAAAAAGATACGACACAATCGACAGAGGAAATCATCACATCCCTCGGGCTTGATGTTGAAAAGATCCGCACATGTGTTTCAGAAAAAACTTATGCAGACAAAGTGCAAAGTGACAGCGACAGTGGTACAAAAGCCGGCGTTAAAGGCACACCACACAGTTTTGTTTTGACCAATCACGCAATCTATGAAATTCCTGGTGCTTATGACGAAAAAGGCATGCGCACATTTTTTGACGATCTCCTCGCCGGGAAAAATCCCAAAGCAAAGGACATCAGCGCCACGACAGAGCTCACCCCCATCGCCGATAATGATTGGACATCTGGAAAAGACGACGCACGCATTACCGTCATAATGTATTCCGACATGGACTGTCCGTACTGCAAAAAATTTCACACCTCTATTTCCCACATTATGCCGGATTATCCCGATACGATTCGCTGGGCATTTCGCCACATGCCGATCGATGAATCGCATCCACATGCCCGTGAAAAAGCTGAAACTGCCGAATGTGTCGGCGCAATTGGCGGAAAAGACAAATTTTGGGAATTTCTTGATCTGATGTACGCACAAAAATAA
- a CDS encoding FAD-dependent oxidoreductase — MITQSTAPLLERREIAPQTYQYFFEKPDGFDFVAGQYVFLDFAQPVNRDDRPSMRALSIASAPYEDRLMFVMRDSESAFKKNMRAMNVGDEILIKGPLGHVSIPENLHQPITFLIAGVGITPVRSMLKQEEHIKSFRPVTVIFSNKTKADIVLREDMDAISLQNFKLIHTLTREEGEWEGARGRINAEMIKENVDDITNQMYYVVGTGEFITAIRDVLTELNVPKEKIIFDNFG; from the coding sequence ATGATCACTCAATCAACTGCACCATTATTGGAGCGAAGGGAAATCGCTCCGCAGACGTACCAATATTTTTTTGAAAAACCGGATGGTTTTGATTTTGTTGCCGGACAGTATGTATTTTTGGATTTTGCGCAACCGGTCAATCGTGATGATCGACCGAGCATGCGCGCTCTGTCAATTGCTTCTGCGCCATATGAAGATCGACTGATGTTTGTCATGCGCGACAGTGAAAGTGCATTCAAGAAAAACATGCGTGCGATGAATGTGGGAGATGAGATCTTGATCAAAGGACCATTGGGACATGTGTCAATTCCGGAAAATCTCCATCAACCGATCACGTTTCTGATCGCAGGGGTGGGGATTACGCCTGTGCGATCCATGCTCAAACAAGAAGAACACATCAAATCGTTTCGCCCGGTCACAGTGATCTTTTCAAATAAAACAAAAGCGGATATTGTTTTGCGAGAAGATATGGATGCGATCTCATTGCAAAATTTCAAATTGATACACACATTGACCCGCGAAGAAGGGGAATGGGAGGGCGCAAGGGGACGCATTAATGCGGAAATGATCAAAGAAAATGTTGACGACATCACCAATCAGATGTACTATGTTGTAGGTACGGGAGAGTTTATCACAGCCATTCGTGACGTTCTGACAGAGCTAAACGTACCAAAAGAAAAGATCATCTTTGACAATTTCGGATAG
- a CDS encoding PEP-CTERM sorting domain-containing protein, whose amino-acid sequence MGKIFAKIVLLLALCGFVTSAGATSAPYFSTDKITFADILENASYESSFGLYAMSDPSKTLQIFNYVDEPFGGLKTVKSSQWSYLSEGFGFYFDVHTGGKDDTAVDYRWFSDMSLNQFANGMSVDTGIQHVQLAWNNYSIAVSLEDLLGGGDQDFDDMRVNGFTCKLNVVRPTDPVPEPATIILLGTGLAGLFGASRRKKM is encoded by the coding sequence ATGGGAAAGATTTTTGCAAAAATTGTTTTACTGCTGGCACTCTGTGGTTTTGTTACAAGTGCTGGTGCAACCTCGGCCCCGTATTTTTCTACGGACAAAATTACCTTTGCGGATATTTTGGAGAATGCTTCGTATGAGTCCAGTTTTGGACTCTATGCGATGAGTGATCCGTCAAAGACTTTGCAAATCTTTAACTATGTGGATGAGCCATTTGGCGGACTTAAAACCGTGAAATCGTCACAGTGGAGTTATCTCAGTGAAGGCTTTGGGTTTTATTTTGATGTGCATACCGGTGGCAAGGATGATACAGCAGTCGATTATCGCTGGTTCAGTGACATGTCACTCAATCAATTTGCCAATGGCATGTCTGTCGACACAGGCATACAGCATGTACAGCTTGCATGGAATAACTATAGTATTGCAGTGAGCCTTGAAGATTTGCTTGGTGGTGGTGATCAGGATTTCGATGATATGCGGGTCAATGGTTTCACATGTAAGTTGAATGTGGTAAGACCGACTGACCCTGTGCCGGAACCGGCAACAATAATCCTTCTGGGCACCGGTCTTGCGGGTCTTTTTGGCGCAAGTCGTCGCAAAAAGATGTAA
- a CDS encoding DUF4446 family protein: protein MFAPSFAFSTIDIVAIAFSVIACICGIIALIKVRACHKALSALCAGKKGIALEDIVMHNNKRIHEFDTEIHELFQISNTINAHAHKALHKVSLVKFNPFHDYSGNQSFALALLNSKDNGMIISSIHTREGTRIYTKEIQNGAPVNNELTTEEKEAITTAQ from the coding sequence ATGTTTGCCCCCTCTTTTGCATTCTCCACCATTGATATTGTCGCCATAGCTTTTTCTGTGATTGCCTGCATATGCGGAATTATCGCACTGATCAAAGTGCGTGCATGCCACAAAGCACTCTCAGCATTATGCGCCGGTAAAAAAGGCATCGCTTTGGAGGATATTGTCATGCATAACAATAAACGCATTCATGAATTTGACACGGAAATTCATGAATTATTTCAGATTTCCAATACGATCAATGCACATGCACATAAGGCACTTCACAAGGTTAGTCTTGTCAAATTCAATCCTTTTCATGATTATAGTGGCAATCAGAGCTTTGCATTGGCCCTTCTCAACAGCAAAGACAATGGGATGATCATCTCATCAATCCACACGCGAGAAGGAACCCGCATTTATACCAAAGAAATCCAGAACGGTGCTCCTGTAAACAATGAACTGACCACCGAAGAAAAAGAAGCCATCACAACAGCACAATAA